A genomic window from Sphingobacterium sp. BN32 includes:
- a CDS encoding BrxA/BrxB family bacilliredoxin, with the protein MYPEYLVAPMRQELVDAGFQELKSVEEVDAAIPSEGTVFVVVNSVCGCAAANARPAAKAAVKNAKHPDKLVTVFAGMEKDAVDKARQYMLPYPPSSPAMALFKDGQLVHMIERHMIEGRPAQMIADNLVAAFDEYC; encoded by the coding sequence ATGTACCCAGAATATCTAGTAGCTCCAATGCGTCAAGAACTTGTAGACGCAGGATTCCAAGAATTAAAAAGTGTTGAAGAAGTTGATGCAGCGATCCCTTCTGAAGGAACTGTGTTCGTTGTTGTAAACTCCGTATGTGGTTGTGCGGCAGCAAATGCACGCCCTGCTGCGAAAGCTGCAGTAAAAAACGCTAAACATCCGGACAAATTAGTTACGGTATTTGCAGGTATGGAAAAAGACGCTGTAGATAAAGCACGCCAGTATATGTTGCCTTATCCTCCATCGTCTCCAGCAATGGCATTATTTAAAGATGGACAGCTAGTCCACATGATAGAAAGACACATGATTGAAGGCCGTCCGGCTCAAATGATTGCTGACAACTTAGTCGCAGCATTTGACGAATACTGCTAA
- a CDS encoding amidohydrolase: MRKASLYICILFSISLLFSCTSNQQIDLIVYNAKVYTVDSSFRTVEAIAINNGVFIDRGNSQDLLNRYNAKEKIDAAGKFIYPGFYDSHGHFFLLADAMDEVNLLGTASYDELLSRLQTYIAANPDKKWIIGSGWDQNLWPDKQFPTKDSLDKYFPDVPIFLSRVDYHAALVNSKALAAASIDSVFMVEGGLISSNEEGELDGILLDNAMKLVSEHIPVQNNDVLVKMLQRTQDSLFSVGLTSIVDAGLTEQQIDALKVFYNADSLQIRNYAMVAANAKSVKNYLRSGTFESERLTVRSFKLMADGALGSRGACLLHPYHDAPTNGFLLQSPEEFDDIIKQLAKSNFQVNTHAIGDSANRLILDTYGKYLKDSKDRRWRIEHAQIIAPGDFKKFKQFSIIPSVQPTHATSDMYWAEERLGHERMKGAYAYRDLLEQYGLLALGSDFPVEHYNPLYGFHAAVARVDKNNFPKGGFQFENAITREQALRGMTIWAAYACFQEKKRGSIEKGKDADFIILDEDIMQAAPEKLRDIKTLQTFVAGESVFKRNR, encoded by the coding sequence ATGAGAAAGGCAAGCCTTTATATTTGCATACTATTCAGTATATCCCTTTTGTTTTCCTGCACCAGCAATCAGCAGATTGACTTAATCGTATACAACGCCAAGGTGTATACGGTAGATTCTTCGTTTCGAACGGTTGAAGCCATCGCCATTAATAATGGTGTTTTCATAGACCGCGGGAATTCGCAAGACCTACTCAATAGATACAATGCTAAAGAAAAGATTGATGCTGCCGGCAAGTTCATCTACCCCGGATTTTACGACTCGCATGGACACTTCTTCCTCCTGGCGGATGCTATGGACGAAGTCAATCTCTTGGGCACGGCTTCCTATGATGAGCTCCTCAGTAGATTACAGACTTATATAGCGGCAAATCCGGATAAGAAATGGATTATTGGTAGTGGTTGGGATCAAAACCTATGGCCGGATAAGCAATTCCCGACCAAAGACTCTTTGGATAAATATTTTCCGGATGTTCCAATCTTCCTTTCTCGTGTAGACTACCATGCTGCTTTGGTCAATAGCAAAGCATTAGCAGCAGCCTCTATCGACAGTGTTTTTATGGTCGAAGGTGGACTGATTTCATCGAATGAAGAAGGTGAATTAGACGGTATCTTGTTGGACAATGCAATGAAGCTCGTTAGCGAGCATATTCCGGTGCAGAACAACGATGTTCTGGTGAAGATGCTTCAAAGAACCCAAGACTCATTATTTTCGGTAGGATTAACCAGCATAGTGGATGCAGGTTTGACCGAACAGCAGATCGACGCACTGAAAGTCTTTTACAACGCCGATTCTTTGCAGATTCGTAACTATGCGATGGTCGCTGCCAATGCGAAAAGCGTAAAGAATTACCTGCGTTCCGGTACCTTTGAGTCTGAGCGTTTAACGGTACGTTCCTTTAAGCTTATGGCAGATGGGGCCCTGGGCTCCCGCGGTGCCTGTTTACTGCACCCCTACCATGACGCGCCGACGAACGGCTTTTTATTGCAGAGCCCCGAAGAATTCGACGATATAATTAAGCAATTAGCTAAAAGCAATTTCCAGGTAAACACGCATGCCATTGGAGATTCTGCCAATCGTCTTATCCTGGACACCTACGGCAAATATCTTAAGGATTCGAAAGACCGTAGATGGCGTATTGAGCACGCCCAAATCATTGCACCCGGCGACTTTAAGAAATTTAAACAGTTCTCCATTATCCCTTCTGTACAGCCTACGCACGCGACTTCTGATATGTATTGGGCAGAAGAACGCTTGGGACATGAGCGCATGAAGGGAGCTTATGCTTATCGAGATTTATTGGAACAATATGGATTGCTCGCTTTGGGAAGCGATTTTCCCGTGGAACATTACAATCCCTTATACGGATTCCACGCAGCAGTTGCTCGCGTCGACAAGAACAATTTTCCGAAAGGCGGTTTTCAATTCGAGAATGCCATCACCAGAGAACAGGCTTTACGCGGCATGACGATCTGGGCGGCCTATGCTTGTTTCCAAGAGAAGAAAAGAGGAAGCATAGAAAAAGGCAAGGATGCCGACTTTATTATCCTGGATGAAGACATCATGCAGGCTGCTCCGGAAAAGCTCCGCGATATTAAAACCCTGCAAACCTTCGTGGCAGGTGAATCAGTCTTTAAAAGAAATAGATAA